In Scatophagus argus isolate fScaArg1 chromosome 14, fScaArg1.pri, whole genome shotgun sequence, the following proteins share a genomic window:
- the gabrr3a gene encoding gamma-aminobutyric acid receptor subunit rho-3a, giving the protein MRVALLALRLMCLAWLWPVTQLNSSQFPNKRRHKEFLGENTKQKHGGRVDLKMKKLDSTKSLLIKSEQLLRIEDHDFAMRPGFGGSAIPVGIDVQVESIDSISEVNMDFTMTLYLRHYWQDDRLAFPSSSNKSRTFDARLVKKIWVPDVFFVHSKRSFIHDTTMENIMLRVYPDGNILYSVRITVTALCSMDFSSFPLDTQNCSLELESYAYNENDLMLYWKNGNDSLRTDEIVLSQFFIEDFQPSFGLAFYSSTGWYNRLYINFILRRHIFFFMLQTYFPTMLMVMLSWVSFWIDRRAVPARVSLGITTVLTMSTIITGVSASMPQVSYVKAVDIYLWASFLFVFLSVIEYAAVNYFTTVEEMKKLKIAKIPNSYNATQAMAFDGCFHDNEIDLTSFPEVSSTPNTERNTQSRNSTVSAPMEGTRLRRKHPLKENLSFIMSNSYMIDSYSRVIFPLAYLLFNIIYWSMYA; this is encoded by the exons ATGAGAGTGGCCCTCCTGGCCTTAAGACTGATGTGCTTGGCCTGGTTGTGGCCTGTCACCCAGCTCAACAGCAGCCAATTCCCGAACAAGAGGAGACACAAGGAGTTCCTCGGAGAGAACaccaaacaaaagcatggaGG GCGGGTGGATCTTAAGATGAAAAAGCTGGACAGCACCAAGTCTTTGCTCATTAAATCTGAGCAGCTGCTTCGGATTGAAGACCATGACTTTGCAATGAGGCCAGGCTTTGGAG GTTCAGCCATTCCTGTCGGCATCGATGTCCAGGTGGAGAGCATCGACAGCATATCTGAAGTGAACATG GACTTCACCATGACCTTGTACCTGAGGCATTACTGGCAGGATGATCGCTTGGCCTTCCCCTCCAGCAGCAACAAGAGTCGTACCTTCGATGCACGTCTTGTGAAGAAGATCTGGGTTCCTGACGTGTTCTTTGTCCACTCTAAGCGTTCTTTCATCCATGACACAACCATGGAGAACATAATGCTGAGGGTTTATCCTGATGGCAACATCCTCTACAGTgtcag GATCACTGTGACTGCACTTTGCTCAATGGACTTCAGTAGTTTCCCTCTGGACACACAGAACTGCTCTCTGGAGCTGGAAAGCT ATGCTTACAATGAGAATGACCTCATGCTCTACTGGAAGAACGGGAACGATTCATTAAGGACTGACGAGATCGTGCTCTCTCAGTTTTTTATTGAAGACTTCCAGCCTTCCTTTGGGCTTGCCTTCTACAGCAGTACTG gcTGGTACAATCGGCTCTACATAAACTTCATTCTCAGGAGGCATATCTTCTTCTTCATGCTTCAGACTTACTTTCCCACCATGCTGATGGTGATGCTGTCCTGGGTGTCTTTCTGGATAGACAGGAGGGCAGTACCTGCCCGTGTCTCTCTGG GCATCACTACAGTTCTGACAATGTCTACCATCATCACTGGTGTCTCCGCCTCCATGCCACAGGTGTCTTACGTCAAAGCCGTAGACATCTATTTGTGGGCaagcttcctgtttgtcttcctgtctgtcatcgAGTACGCTGCTGTCAACTATTTCACCAcagtggaggagatgaagaagctCAAGATAGCAAAG ATCCCCAACTCCTACAATGCCACCCAGGCTATGGCGTTCGATGGCTGCTTCCATGACAATGAAATTGACCTGACTTCTTTCCCAGAGGTCTCCAGCACCCctaacacagagagaaacacccAGTCTCGAAACTCTACTGTCTCTGCACCCATGGAAGGAACCAGGCTACGCCGAAAGCACCCTTTGAAAGAAAACCTCAGCTTCATAATGAGCAACAGCTACATGATCGACTCCTACTCCAGAGTCATATTTCCCCTGGCCTACCTGCTCTTCAACATCATTTACTGGAGTATGTACGCATAG
- the LOC124071082 gene encoding adhesion G-protein coupled receptor G2: MVHDNEAEAMKAPGVFPDGSSCRHTFDPSVRVKMSGSRVKHLPWLHIQLLVVLLATGQASCNQTSTVPSTLSSTTNAQAPAVYYFVDITVNVNGKMKNESEIKAWLNHMLQNSLESCRSPNHNETTVPPTSPQTTSASTYETILMTTASASQNYNTTTAATTSQKDGTITTAASTTLKNHNTNTAATSTALQISSVATTTANQLTTVEVTQNDSSKPSKNPNPNSNSKTSASKQRMANEILTGVTQNSWISTDNTTGLVQAIDMTCMEDAMQNTSCAVMLKLKHSVHPCCILQTLCRASKTSSDIQVVGRKADKTSQLQSECNSNPQEERTCIYNGQTGASCEESGPAYVVDQSNFTHCGADMGNNCSCSAYCSGRDAYYTFQFSVKELNMNISYVLSLISKLKHLLNCSQNADCPLSIVASEYKDANVTCGITETNVLSCRGILGFAREVPICYVSAAVMTVFQSEKQISYTGLVTRAAICGKTVSDDPLKSPLTLVEVNLTPATFCTTIKETNILKCPNGINVVVQLDEQCVQQPFTTSSPNVTTAPQNTTTTVSSVNVTSPPLNTTAESLNTTTTAANTTVTATLNPTTTTTNGSVHVTPSESPTTTLSADAQANALLELTRNVSKLNASQVAQLVSQLENLLSGPTVSLALGNTSVHIVSNLLSASPETLSDSSNRIIGIVDTVALKLVLDKQTETLLSPAVALSVKSVDGSNFQETFFSISDPTNVQVRGDSRSRRSVRNDSSIPQGSIRLPPTLTQNLTSEEQQLVSRVQFNFYQKSTVFQDKSLIEQRLNSGILGASVANLTITGLQDDIVIHLRNTEPIPDNFEPKCVFWDFTLNNGSGGWNTSGCFVRNSTVNETVCSCNHLTSFAILLDLSRQPITSRIQATILSFITYIGCGISAIFLSITLLTYLAFGKLRKDIPSKILIQLCLALLLLNLVFLVDAWLALYPDAVGLCISTAWFLHYFLLVTFTWMGLEAVHMYLALVKVFNSYISHYMVKFSLVGWGIPMIVVIIIIAIDKNNYGLVSYGKFPDGTSDDFCWLKNDIAFYVAVVAYFCVIFLFNLIIFIVVLVQLCRIKRQNPHNALHRTTLQDARSVVGITILLGLTWGFAFFAWGPLNLPFMYLFAIFNSLQGFFIFVFHCAVKENVRRQWRTYLCCGRMRLAENSEWSRTATQKTAKKSSVTRLTSLHSSKSNNSSSSSSFLVSESSEQINGIGSPFEDRAITADEDHRMDVILNEINRQHRNQ, translated from the exons ATGGTCCATGATAATGAAGCAGAAGCCATGAAAGCTCCGGGCGTTTTTCCTGATGGATCCTCATGTCGGCACACGTTTGATCCCTCTGTCAG aGTGAAGATGTCAGGCTCACGTGTCAAACATCTACCCTGGCTGCACATACAGCTGCTGGTCGTCCTGCTGGCGACAG GTCAGGCTTCCTGTAATCAAACCTCCACTGTTCCCTCCACTCTCTCTTCTACAACAAATGCACAGGCTCCAG CAGTATACTACTTTGTTGACATTACTGTGAATGTTAATGGAAAGATGAAGAATGAATCAGAAATCAAGGCCTGG cttaACCACATGCTGCAAAACAGCCTGGAGAGCTGCAGGTCTCCCAACCATAACGAAACAACTGTCCCACCCACCTCTCCGCAAACTACATCTGCGAGCACATATGAGACGATTCTCATGACgacagcatcagcatcacaaAACTACAACACAACTACAGCGGCAACAACATCACAAAAAGATGGCACAATCACAACGGCAGCATCAACCACATTGAAAAACCACAACACAAATACAGCTGCAACATCAACAGCATTACAAATCTCCAGCGTGGCTACAACCACAGCAAATCAGTTGACCACTGTGGAGGTCACACAGAACGACAGCTCCAAACCATCAAAGAACCCAAATCCCAATTCCAATTCCAAAACTAGTGCAAGCAAGCAGCGCATGGCTAATGAAATCCTCACTGGTGTGACACAAAACAG ttggaTCAGTACTGACAATACAACTGGCCTTGTGCAA GCAATTGACATGACCTGCATGGAAGATGCAATGCA AAACACCAGCTGTGCTGTGATGCTGAAGCTGAAGCACAGCGTACATCCATGTTGCATCCTGCAAACGCTCTGTAGAGCCAGTAAAACTTCCTCTGACATCCAGGTGGTgggaagaaaagcagacaaaacGA GTCAGCTACAAAGTGAGTGCAATAGCAATCCGCAGGAGGAAAGAACTTGCATTTATAATGGTCAAACAGGTGCATCGTG CGAAGAGTCTGGGCCTGCATATGTGGTTGATCAAAGCAACTTTACTCACTGTGGTGCAG ATATGGGGAacaactgcagctgctctgcttaCTGCAGTGGAAGAG acgCATACTAcacttttcaattttcagtAAAAGAGCTCAATATGAACATTTCATATGTCTTGTCCCTG ATTTCAAAGTTAAAACACCTATTAAATTGCTCTCAAAATGCAGA TTGTCCACTGTCCATCGTTGCATCTGAATACAAG GATGCCAATGTGACCTGTGGaatcacagaaacaaa tgttttaagCTGCAGAGGGATTTTAGGCTTTGCCCGTGAAGTTCCTATCTGTTATGTGTCGGCAGCTGTGATGACTGTTTTTCAATCTGAGAAACAAATCAGTTACACCGGGCTAGTGACCCGAGCAG CAATTTGTGGTAAAACGGTCAGTGACGATCCACTGAAATCCCCGCTCACGTTGGTTGAAGTTAACCTAACGCCAGCTACCTTTTGTACGACAATAAAAGAGACTAACATCCTTAAATG TCCAAATGGAATCAATGTAGTTGTGCAGCTGGATGAGCAGTGTGTTCAACAGCCATTTACCACATCCAGTCCAAATGTGACAACTGCACCacaaaacaccaccaccaccgtctCATCTGTAAATGTAACTTCACCCCCACTCAACACAACAGCTGAATCCCTGAAtaccaccaccactgctgctaataccacagtgacagcaacacTCAACCCAACAACAACCACTACAAATGGATCCGTCCATGTGACTCCATCAGAAAGTCCAACAACCACCCTATCAG CTGACGCCCAAGCCAACGCATTGCTCGAGCTGACCAGAAATGTGTCCAAACTGAACGCCAGCCAGGTGGCTCAGCTGGTGTCCCAGCTGGAGAATCTTTTGTCGGGCCCAACCGTCAGCCTGGCGCTGGGAAACACCTCCGTCCACATCGTCAGCAATCTGCTGAGTGCTTCTCCTGAGACGCTGTCTGACTCCTCCAACAG gATTATAGGGATTGTTGACACAGTGGCACTGAAGCTGGTCCTTGACAAACAGACTGAGACCCTCTTGTCCCCGGCTGTGGCTCTGTCTGTCAAATCAGTAGATGGCAGTAACTttcaggaaacatttttttccatctcagaCCCCACTAATGTACAG GTCCGTGGGGATTCCAGGAGCAGAAGGAGTGTGAGAAATGACTCCTCCATCCCTCAGGGCTCCATCAGGCTGCCCCCGACTCTTACACAGAACCTCActtcagaggagcagcagctggtctccagagttcagttcaatttctaCCAGAAGAGCACAGTGTTCCAG GACAAATCTCTGATAGAACAGAGACTCAACAGTGGGATCCTGGGTGCAAGTGTGGCCAACCTGACAATCACAGGACTGCAGGACGACATTGTAATTCACCTGAGGAACACAGAGCCCATTCCA GATAATTTTGAGcctaaatgtgttttctggGACTTCACATTAAATA ATGGATCAGGTGGTTGGAATACAAGTGGCTGTTTTGTCCGAAACAGCACAGTCAATGAGACAGTTTGTAGCTGCAACCATTTAACCAGTTTTGCTATCCTGCTG GACCTCTCCAGACAGCCAATAACTAGTCGTATCCAAGCCACCATCCTCTCCTTCATCACATATATTGGCTGTGGAATCTCTGCCATCTTCCTGTCTATCACACTGCTCACCTACTTGGCCTTTGG AAAGTTGCGTAAGGACATCCCATCTAAAATCCTAATCCAGCTGTGcctggctctgctgctgctgaacctTGTCTTCCTGGTGGATGCGTGGCTGGCGCTCTACCCAGACGCTGTGGGTCTCTGCATCTCCACTGCTTGGTTCCTTCACTACTTCCTGCTGGTTACTTTCACCTGGATGGGACTTGAGGCCGTCCACATGTACTTGGCCCTTGTGAAAGTCTTCAACAGCTACATATCACACTACATGGTGAAGTTCTCGCTGGTCGGCTGGGGTATCCCGATGATTGTGGTCATTATTATCATTGCGATTGACAAGAATAACTACGGTCTTGTCTCTTATGGGAAGTTTCCTGATGGCACGAGTGACGACTT CTGCTGGCTGAAAAATGACATTGCCTTCTATGTGGCAGTGGTGGCCTATTTCTGCGTCATTTTTCTGTTCAACCTCATCATATTCATTGTGGTGTTGGTGCAGTTATGTAGGATAAAGAGGCAGAACCCTCACAATGCGCTTCACCGCACCACGCTGCAGGATGCACGCAGTGTGGTGGGGATAACCATCCTCCTTGGTCTCACTTGGGGCTTTGCCTTTTTTGCCTGGGGTCCCCTCAACCTGCCATTCATGTACCTCTTCGCCATATTTAACTCCTTGCAAG GTTTCTTTATATTTGTGTTCCACTGTGCGGTGAAGGAAAACGTGCGGCGGCAGTGGAGGACCTACCTGTGCTGCGGCAGGATGAGGCTAGCAGAGAACTCAG aatGGAGTCGCACTGCAACACAGAAGACTGCGAAGAAGTCATCAGTGACCAGACTAACATCTCTTCATTCCTCAAAGTCCAACAACTCATCCagctcctcttctttccttgtCAGCGAGTCTTCAGAGCAGATTAATGGTATTG GTAGCCCATTTGAGGACAGAGCAATCACAGCTGATGAAGACCACAGGATGGATGTGATCCTCAATGAGATCAACAGGCAGCACAGAAACCAATAA
- the sms gene encoding spermine synthase gives MALRHYTLDFKLSTAADSASTVPGLLSIFHEQEMTETVHDTKGHGYLATLVGKNGRFAILRVHSQGLVTIDLQCYEEDNISQLDNLLNALEKKLKVLLNGNITRIKKLPALVRGAKVDRYWPTTDGRLVEYDIDQVVYEEDSAYQNIKILHSQQYGNILVLNDDINMAESDLAYTQAIMGSGKENYAGKEVLILGGGDGGILSEVVKQKPKMITMLEIDQKVIDGCKTYMRKTCGNILDSLKGDCYQILVEDCVPVLKKYVQEGRTFDYVINDLTAIPISTDPEEDSTWEFLRLILDLSIKVLHPSGKYFTQGNSANMTEALSLYEEQLGKLSCPVDFSKEVVCVPSYLELWVFYTVWKK, from the exons ATGGCACTGCGACATTATACTCTCGACTTTAAGCTCTCTACGGCAG ctGACTCTGCCTCGACAGTTCCTGGTCTGCTGTCCATATTTCATGAGCAGGAAATGACAGAGACTGTCCATGACACAAAAGGGCATGGATACCTTGCTACTCTAGTAGGCAAGAATGGCAG GTTTGCTATTCTGCGTGTGCACTCCCAGGGGTTGGTCACCATTGATCTACAGTGTTATGAAGAGGATAACATTTCACAACTAGACAAT CTTTTAAATGCACTGGAAAAGAAGCTAAAGGTTCTCTTAAATGGCAATATTACAAGGATTAAAAA GCTCCCAGCCCTTGTACGAGGAGCAAAAGTTGACCGGTACTGGCCCACAACTGACGGCAGACTGGTTGAGTATGACATCGACCAGGTGGTGTACGAAGAAGATTCTGCAtaccaaaacataaaaatattgcaCTCACAGCAGTATGGAAATATCCTAGTACTCAATGATGACATTA ACATGGCAGAAAGTGACTTGGCCTACACCCAAGCAATCATGGGTAGTGGAAAAGAGAATTATGCTGGAAAAGAGGTGCTGATATtgggaggaggtgatggaggaatCCTTTCTGAGGTGGTCAAACAAAAGCCAAAGATGATCACCATGTTGGAG ATTGACCAGAAGGTGATAGACGGGTGCAAAACGTACATGAGAAAAACTTGCGGCAATATCCTGGACAGCCTGAAGGGAGACTGTTACCAA ATATTAGTTGAGGACTGCGTCCCTGTGCTGAAGAAGTATGTCCAGGAAGGAAGGACGTTTGATTACGTAATTAATGACCTCACTGCAATCCCAATATCCACGGATCCCGAAGAAG ACTCGACATGGGAGTTCCTGCGTCTCATTTTAGATCTGTCAATAAAAGTCCTGCATCCCTCtggaaaatatttcacacag GGTAACAGTGCGAACATGACAGAGGCACTGAGTCTATATGAGGAACAGCTGGGAAAGCTCTCATGTCCCGTGGACTTCTCCAAAGAAGTGGTGTGTGTGCCCTCCTACTTGGAACT ATGGGTTTTCTACACCGTATGGAAGAAGTAA